From the genome of Nicotiana tabacum cultivar K326 chromosome 17, ASM71507v2, whole genome shotgun sequence:
aaaataaaataattaaattatattttaaaatattattgataaatttaaataattaaaatattatgaataagaggttacaagcataaaaatataccaaatttcaagaataaaatatttatatttattaaagattattaaaaggataataagcaagacattaatttaactattaaactaataaaaaattatatgatagtataatagtattaaataataaataatacaataactataagaaaagaacaaaaagaaaaagaatttgcgtaaaaatgatgtgataaataagacatatttgacttTCAGATAAAAACAAAGTAGATActaagaattttgttaaaataatattatctaatgtgctcaaacaagacaGATCACAACATGACAtatttagtattctttaatattgacAGCGAAACGAAAtgcaagtactaaaatcaaggggttatgtactataaatatatatatatatatatatatatatatatatatatatatatatatatatatatatatatatatatatatataaaaaaattaaattatccactacgagatttgaacaataatttcatatcctgtttcataattaatatctaatgttatataatttttatcttagaggtttatattttaaggttattcgCACATGATTCAAACAAACAACATTACAATTTGACATGATTTgtgtccgcgcatcgcgcgggtactaatactagtcaATTATTAAAGTGTTAATTGTCACTCCTCTAAAAATTGATAGAATTTCTTTCAATTCTGTATTAATAATCTTtagacaaaatacataatttacaCCTGAACTATGGAAAATTACCTTGCACACTCAACCTTTCCAGAGTATCCCTAAGACACACCACTTTTTTTATTGACCATAtgacttaaaaaaataaaaaataaaaaataaaaagaaaaacaaaccccatcgaagaaaaagaaaaaaaaagaagcaaaaatgaaaagGGACCCATCTCCTTCATCGTGCCTTCGCAGCCCCACCACCACCACTCCTAAATCTTCTACATATTCTTCTACATTGTTTATAATTTCTTCCTAAATCTTTTTCATCTGTTACAATTTGAACAAGTTTCTTCATTGAAAGTGGAGAAAATGGATAGTAAACATCactttagaaagaaaaaaaaaatgatgatattagaAAAGGACAAAAAAAATCTATTTAACCGTTGGATAAGTTTTATTAAATATGGACCCTTCAAATAAAGCATTAGATATATAACTTCTTACTTTAATAAAACATCActttattttgtttgtaaaacACGCACCTGCCACGTAGACAAAGAGGTGTGTCTTAGGCACATTCtggaaaggttgagtgtgtaaggTAATTTTGGTCCGTAAAAGTGTATGATAGGGATTTGGTTCATAGTTCAgaggtaacttatgtattttgcctaatcTTTACTATTTATTTGTCTGTTTAGTCAACTAATAATTAATTAAGGATTATGATTAGCATAAATTTTTTTTCTAACTCAGATTCCTATTTAATAGCTAAAGACGATTTTCTAGCACAAAATAAAATTGTTGACCACAAGAGATTTGTAATCTAATCACGAATATACTCtacaaatatacaaaaaaatatttccaGTTTCTACTAAAGTTAATTTATACGGTAATGTGAATGTCTAATTGATATTTAATTGATCCATATCTATAAATAGGGTATAATTAGTGATTTGATTTTTCTGCTAAAATTAATGCATGAGAATCTCTGATTTGCCTATATTGTGGTAATttgattaaatattaaattgagTTGAACCAAACAACAGCCTCGCGTAGTCCAAGTGTGATTAGTCTTATTTCAATGTCTGTTCAGTCAACTTATTAATTATAGATTACCATTAGAATAGTTCTttttctaaatcaaactcttaTTTAAATAGGCTAATTATAGGGATATTAAGCAGAAACTTTAATTTATTGACCAAATAAGAAATACATGACCAAATCACGATTATACATACATATAAAGATGAAAATTTGGAGTGTTTACACTATAACAAGATTAACAGGTAATGTAATTGATCCAAATTTGGAACATCCATAAAAAAGGACGTAATCAGTGCAGATTACATATTGATTGAACTGCACAAAAAGCACTATATATGCACATCTTTGCTCAATGTGATAATCACCTCAAAACCATGGATTTAAGATTTGTTTTCACCTTGGTTTGCATTCTCATCCTTCATTCATCAGCAACAATTGCTGGtcatttcacaaatcaaaatgaTTTAGAAACTTACATTGTGCATCTTGAGTTTCCTGATGATATTTTTTTCTCTGATTCAAACGATTTATATCTCTGGCATCAGTCTTTTTTGCCTACAACTTCAACAAATTCTGACCACTCGTCGCGCATTATATATTCTTATCGTCATGTGTTTAACGGTTTTGCTGCTCTGTTGTCTTCTGAGGAAGTGAAGATGATGGAAAAGAAACCAGGTTTTGTATCTGCGCGTCCCCAACGGGTACTGCAGATGCATACCACACACAGTCCAGATTTCCTTGGCCTGCACCAGAATGTTGGCTTGTGGAATGCCTCGAATTCTGGTAAAGGTGTGATTATTGGTTTATTGGATTCTGGAATAGCTCCGCGACACCCTTCGTTTAATGACAACGGAATGCCTTCTCCCCCTGCCAAATGGAAAGGTAAATGTGAGTTCAATCTCACAATCTGTAACAACAAGCTTATTGGAGCACGAAATTTTGCGCGATCAATCAATCTGTCACCTTTCGACGAGGAGGGACACGGGACACATACTTCAAGCACAGCCGCTGGAAATTTTGTGGAGGGCGCCAATTTGCTTGGTAATGCTAATGGCACTGCTTCTGGCATTGCACCCCGTGCTCATGTGGCTATGTACAAAGTCTGTACCAGCGATGGATGTCAAGAATCTGATATCGTAGCTGGTATTGATGCTGCCATTGGAGACGGTGTGGATGTGCTTTCCATTTCCCTAGGAACAGCACCTGTACCTTTATATGAAGATAACATAGCAATTGGAGCGTATAGTGCGATTGAGACGGGGATTTTTGTAAGTTGCTCGGCAGGAAATAGCGGACCATTTAATGCTACTGTATCAAATGCAGCCCCCTGGTTGCTAACTGTTGGTGCTAGCACAACAGATAGAAAGATAAGTGCAGTAGCTGTTTTGGGCAATGGACAACAATATGAGGGTGAATCAGTATTTCAACCAAGAAACTTCTCACGAAAATTATTGCCGCTCATAGATGGGGGTAGTTGTGAATTATTCGCCCCAATTGATGTCAAGGGTAAAATAGTGTTGTGTGATACCAGCGGTTTGATGTATTCTAGAGTTCAAAAAGGAGAACAAGTGAAAAAGGCCGGTGGTGCTGCCATGATTCTGATGAACATAAAAGCTCGTGGCGACACAACATTTGCAGATGTTCATGTCCTTCCTGCAACGCTTATTAGTTACAATGATGGCCAAAAGATCTTAAACTATACAAAATCAACATCAGCACCAGTTGCAACAATATCATTCAAGGGAACGAGAATTGGAGACAAGCACGCGCCAACAGTTGCTTTCTTCTCTTCTAGGGGACCATCTATGGTAAGTCAGGGCATATTAAAGCCTGATATTATTGGCCCTGGACTGAATATTCTTGCAGCGTGGCCAACTTCTGTAGGGGAGAAAACGTCTTCTAAATCTACATTTAACATCATTTCTGGAACGTCGATGTCTTGCCCTCACCTTGCTGGAGTAGCAGCATTGTTAAAGAGTGCACATCCGGATTGGTCTCCAGCTGCAATTAAGTCTGCCATCATGACGACTGCTGATTTCGTCAGCCTTGCAAATAATCCAATTCCAGATGAAACACTTAACCCTGCTGATCTATTTTCAATCGGATCAGGGCACGTGAACCCATCAAAGGCAAATGATCCTGGACTTGTTTATGACATCCAGCCTGAAGATTATGTGCCTTACTTATGTGGCTTAAACTACACTAATGACCAAGTTAGTGCTATTGTGAGAAGGAATGTGCATTGCACATCAAGTATAGCTGAAGCAGAGTTGAACTATCCTTCATTTGCCATTAATCTTGGATCAACTGTTCAAACGTATACGAGGACTGTGACTAACGTTGGTGAGGCTAATTCGACTTACACAGTTGAAGTATTTGGAGTTAAAGGTGTCAAGTTGAGTATTAAGCCTACCACCTTGAAATTCTCAGTTTTGAACCAGAAATTGTCCTATAAAGTTACGTTTAAGCGTTCAGTTTCTGCAGATTCTTCCCAAGGATACATAACATGGTCTTCGACCAAGTACTCAGTTAGGAGTCCAGTAGCAGTTTTCAGATTAGAGTAGTATATCAGTGGTGACTTCTACATAAATTCTTGGAAGTTATGtggaatttttcttcttcttttgggaTATTAGGGAGGGGGAAATGGAGTTATTACAATGATTGTTATAAATTATTCAATAGAATGAGTATATTCCGttgatatgaatataacttgcAGAAGTCATGAGTAATGACGCTCATTTTATTCTAATCTGCTGGCAACTCCTCTGTTCTTATATTATTAAGATTCAACCTTTCCTAATCCTTATTTAAACAGCAATTACTTACTTTTAATTTTCAAAAGCCAAAAAGTATGTAGTAAATTGACACATACTTTCTTTTTGCCTTATCAAATAGAGCACTAGTTTAAAAATGAGAGATTTGCACAAAAGTACGGCCAACACATTATATTGCAACTAGGTACCCATATTTCAAGTTAACACGCATAACACATCCAGTATAATATTCCCTTCCCTGCTTTGTACACCTAATATACAACATTATACACTTATTATAATTACCCCCACAGAAAACATACGAGTATTTCAGAGCTATTCTTCAAAAGCTCTCCCCTATTTGCAACCCAAAGCCCAAATTTGGATTCCTtcaaataataaaacccaacaattttaaaaaattaaagttaAAGACGATATTACGgaggaaaataaagaaacatttcATAGTAAAATGATCTGATTTTTTCCTAAGCAAAAACAGGTTTAGAATGGTGTTAGATCGCATCTGATAGTGCAAAACCGTACTGGTGCTTTGTTCTATGAGCAAACTTTATTTATGGCCACCCGCTAGAAACTAATATCAGCCGCTAGCCACAAATTATAATATGCATTTTATAGCCCAAAATCAATTATAACGGCTAGCCAATTAAGTAGCTAGTCCatttaatatcaattatgaccAAGCTACTAGCCCAATTCCAAGCCCAAACGATCAAAGACCAAACTTGCAATCCCAAATATCTCACCCTAGAgacaaaaatcagatttttaatCTCCTTCTCTTCCTACCACTTCCTTATCAACCCTTTCCTCTTCTATGCTAAAGTTCAGTTTGCTTTTGACCATGACAGAAGCTTGCCCCCTCCAATTTTGAGTAAGTCTTTTGTCTCTCTCGATTTTCCCTTCAAAACCCATGACTTTTTCTTCTCTCTCGTCTGAAACGAGATTTGGTCAATACAATAAGCCAAATAATTCTGATATTTTCTGAAGCAGATCACGTGAATCCCCCTCTCTAATCTTTTTCTAGAGTTATGCCTATACAAACGGCCAATTTCTCTGCTGCTTTAAACGGCTCTTTGATCGTTTGGAATTTGAAATCCCGCTCTATCTATAAATACGAGTGTTTAGGAGTTTTGGGGAGTGATTTTTACCTCCATAGAAGCTCATTGCTTCTTTTCTGATCATTGTCATTTCCTCTTTGTAATATGTTTCAGAGGGTTGTCTCCCATTTGGCCCCCAAGTATCAATTACTCTCCATATCCTCTGTTGCAATTCGTGCATATCAAACATGAATATTTTATCAATCTCTTTTTTTGGACCAACTTTTTCATAAAAAATTGTATATGAGGCTAATATTTAAAAGTCATTTTAGATTATGTATTAGACTGGAGAGCATTTCTTTTGAATATTGGtatattacaaaatatatatatacacaaaatagacaatatatacaaaatagactgtcactatacaatttatatacaatatactgtcactatacaaaatatatataaaaataaactgtcattatacaaaaaatatactaaatagactgtcactatacaaaatagactgtcactatacaaaaatatattaaatagactgtcacaatttatatacaatagactgtcattatacaaaatatatacaaaatagattgtcactatacaaaatatatactaaatagattgtcactatacaaaaatatatatacaaaatagactgtcactatataaaatagactgtcactatacaacaaatatataaaatagactgtcactatacaaaatagacatctcgggctattagatgtaatatgtttgggaCGGAGGGCCATTTTGTGTCAATAGGCAAAAACATGGGCTATTACAATTTTGAAGGGCTACAGAGGGTAGTTTAGCGAGGATAATGTTGGGCTGGGCCTTTATGGTTAGCCCCTCGGCTTGATTGATCGAAACATGGCATGGGCGTGGCGAGGGATTTACATGATGGACCTCGGCACGGCCCAATGATGGCAATGACATCATGTTGACGAAGCTGTCCGACTTGGGCATGTGTTGATGGGCATGGACTGTGGCACGACGACATATGGCTAAGGTGTCAAGGCATGACAAAGACCATGGCATTGGTATGGCCATGGCAAAGAAAAGACAACGGGCAGCAAGCTTAGCAAAGGCTGGAAAACTAAGGCAGTGCATGGCAAGGCAGATGGGCGCGGGCAAGGCGAGCAAGGCAGTGTCATGGGTGAGCTGGACAAGCGGCGGTGGCAGACATACACGCAAATACATGTTGCATGAAGGCTTGGCGCGAAGACATGACAGAGTTGGCCTTTTTGGCGCCACAAGTTCAAAGCTACGCCCATGTGCCATGCACATGCTGGCTAGTTGGCAGTTTTTGGCAGCTCCTATTTTTCAGCAAGTTTGGCTAAGTGGGCTGGTGGGAGTTGTCTTATTTGTATGTTTGAATTTCGAAATCCTTGTCAGTTGGGGATGTCAACTGCTAGGTTTTAGATAAGACAAAGTTCAAAAACATTTGTCTATATATGTAGGCTAGGCAGACTTGTTAAGGGAGAGAAGTGTTGGCTGCCTTAACTCCTTTTTGTAAAGGCTGTGATTTTTGTGTGCTTCTTTGTGGCACGAGTTAAAAAGACAATGTTGGGAAATGATTCATGTAAATTTGTGTGTGCCTTGTTTCATTTCTGTTCGCTATCATAATCTAAGTGTTAGGCCAAACACGtgaggaaaaaagagagaaggctGAGTCATTGTTTGGTGACTGTAGTGCAGTGTCAATCTGAAAAAGATTGACCCTgtaacaactggtatcagagcaacaTCGGCAAGATCTTGGTATTACCATGGCTGAAAATACAGAACTTCGTGAAAGTCTTCAGAAGTTAGAGGCGCTTGTGGGAATTACGGATAACGCAGTAGATCTGGTGGATATTCTGACGCAGATCTATGGCGTCAACACTGAACTTCAACATGTTCGTGAAACTTTTGATACCAACTAGTGAAATTGCAGGCTTTCCAGGAAACTGTTGTTAGGCAGTTGGAAAATTTACAAAAGGAGAATGAGGATCTTAAAACGGAACTTTAGATCCTCCGACGGGCTGTTGCAAATGTGCCCCACGGAGGTGAAGAACATTCCAAAATTAAGATTCCAGAACCAAAGGCTTTTGATGGCGTGAGAGGCACCAAGGAACTGGAAAACATCTTATGGGACTTGGAGCATTATTTCTCTACTGCTCATGTCCCAGAGAAGGACAAACTGACCATGGCAATGCGTTATTTCAGAGGAGATGCGGTGTTATGGTGGAGTACGAAAAATGTAGACGATGATAGTGTTGGCAGACCCAAGGTTGATACTTGGGAAAAACTTTGTGACGCGCTGAGGGAAAAGTTCTTTCCTAGCAACTCGTCTTAGGTTGCTAGGGATCGCTTGAAGCGGTTAAGACAGACTAGTTCCATTCGGGACTATGTGAAAGATTTTTCATCTTTATTGCTAGACATCAAAACATGTCAGATGAGGACAAGTTGCACAATTTCATTTCCGGAATGCACGGCTGGGCTAAAAACAAAATTCGTAGGCAGAAAGATAAAGATTTGCCTAGTGCAATTGCAGCAGCGGACGCATTGGTGGATTTTCGCATAGCGGGTCTAACTTCTAGTCCTATCTCTTCTTCTAAgtcaaagaaaaaggagaaggGTAAGGATTGGAAGAAGGAAAATCGAAAGCAGGATGGAAATGATAAAGGCAAGGACAAGATGGATGATTCTTCATCAAAAACAAACAAGCCGACGGGTGGTGAAAAGGTTTGCTGGAAATGCTAAAGACCTGGACATCAGGCACGAAACtgtccaaatcaaggaaagattTCTGCTCTTCTTGCTGAAGAGGAGAAACAAGGAAAGGGACAGGAAGTTGCTGCCTGTGTGAATCTGTTGCGGCTGCTGAACACTTTGGCTTGTGTGACTGTGGCGGATGATGATGAAAATGCTGCCAAGGAAGAAGTTGCATATGTGAACGCTACGGGGGATGATTTGGCTGATGCTTATTCCATTTTGATGTATGTAGATCTGAAAATCGAAAACAAGAGTGTCG
Proteins encoded in this window:
- the LOC107784502 gene encoding subtilisin-like protease, producing MDLRFVFTLVCILILHSSATIAGHFTNQNDLETYIVHLEFPDDIFFSDSNDLYLWHQSFLPTTSTNSDHSSRIIYSYRHVFNGFAALLSSEEVKMMEKKPGFVSARPQRVLQMHTTHSPDFLGLHQNVGLWNASNSGKGVIIGLLDSGIAPRHPSFNDNGMPSPPAKWKGKCEFNLTICNNKLIGARNFARSINLSPFDEEGHGTHTSSTAAGNFVEGANLLGNANGTASGIAPRAHVAMYKVCTSDGCQESDIVAGIDAAIGDGVDVLSISLGTAPVPLYEDNIAIGAYSAIETGIFVSCSAGNSGPFNATVSNAAPWLLTVGASTTDRKISAVAVLGNGQQYEGESVFQPRNFSRKLLPLIDGGSCELFAPIDVKGKIVLCDTSGLMYSRVQKGEQVKKAGGAAMILMNIKARGDTTFADVHVLPATLISYNDGQKILNYTKSTSAPVATISFKGTRIGDKHAPTVAFFSSRGPSMVSQGILKPDIIGPGLNILAAWPTSVGEKTSSKSTFNIISGTSMSCPHLAGVAALLKSAHPDWSPAAIKSAIMTTADFVSLANNPIPDETLNPADLFSIGSGHVNPSKANDPGLVYDIQPEDYVPYLCGLNYTNDQVSAIVRRNVHCTSSIAEAELNYPSFAINLGSTVQTYTRTVTNVGEANSTYTVEVFGVKGVKLSIKPTTLKFSVLNQKLSYKVTFKRSVSADSSQGYITWSSTKYSVRSPVAVFRLE